The proteins below are encoded in one region of Diorhabda carinulata isolate Delta chromosome 3, icDioCari1.1, whole genome shotgun sequence:
- the LOC130891433 gene encoding neurogenic differentiation factor 1-like isoform X3: MMEQQTVKKDHRRVYKIKLRRSKANARERNRMHGLNAALDRLRSHVPIYLTHSDSNSVPQKLSKIETLRLARNYILALTQTLQEERPMEMSRFINILSSELSQTTSNLLTSSFLSRNGYRLPHYTHYYQNDFENFKYNPSDCSKYNGSQGVHDESYGHFWENYMSTNYGYKHETSHNFKYWNIYSNNIPIQNGNDYNHVY; encoded by the exons ATGATGGAACAGCAAACAGTTAAGAAAGATCATAGAAgagtttacaaaataaaattgaggcGATCAAAAGCAAATGCAAGAGAAAGAAATAGAATGCACGGATTGAATGCAGCACTGGACAGACTGAGAAG tcacGTACCGATCTATTTAACGCACTCAGACAGCAATTCAGTACCGCAAAAACTCTCAAAAATAGAGACACTTCGACTGGCACGAAACTATATATTGGCACTTACTCAAACTCTACAAGAAGAAAGACCCATGGAAATGTCTAGATTCATCAATATTTTGAGTTCTGAGTTGAGTCAGACAACATCTAATTTGTTAACAAGTAGTTTTTTGAGTAGAAATGGATACAGATTACCTCATTACACTCATTACTatcaaaatgattttgaaaacttcaa aTACAATCCATCCGATTGCTCTAAATATAACGGTTCACAAGGAGTTCACGATGAGAGCTATGGTCATTTTTGGGAAAATTATATGTCAACGAATTACGGATACAAACATGAAACTAGTCACAACTTCAAATATTGGAATATCTATAGTAATAACATTCCAATACAAAATGGAAATGATTATAAtc